The following proteins come from a genomic window of Planctomycetota bacterium:
- the rpmE gene encoding 50S ribosomal protein L31 has protein sequence MCYLPHPMKKGIHPEYKEATVVCGCGNTFKTRSTKERIAVEVCSNCHPFYTGKQKFVDTAGMVEKFQRKWQGQAAQKAKETAAKPASRKPAAPAKTQATRAQQTIAATLGTPKPAGPAPANPQEGPARNP, from the coding sequence GTGTGCTATCTTCCCCACCCCATGAAGAAGGGCATTCACCCCGAATACAAAGAGGCGACCGTCGTCTGCGGCTGCGGGAACACCTTCAAGACCCGCTCGACCAAGGAGCGTATCGCCGTCGAGGTCTGCTCGAACTGCCATCCGTTCTACACGGGCAAGCAGAAGTTCGTGGACACCGCCGGCATGGTCGAGAAGTTCCAGCGCAAATGGCAGGGCCAGGCCGCCCAGAAGGCCAAGGAAACCGCCGCCAAGCCCGCCTCCCGGAAGCCCGCGGCGCCGGCCAAGACGCAGGCCACCCGCGCCCAACAGACGATCGCCGCCACGCTCGGCACCCCCAAACCCGCCGGCCCCGCCCCCGCCAACCCGCAGGAAGGGCCGGCCCGGAATCCGTAA
- a CDS encoding HEAT repeat domain-containing protein encodes MRGAFAGVAGFLVGAFVLLARPALGQDGSRDDVRFHRVHLRNGNFLDGHLVRQDGSKIVLRMSAGEMIIRRDQIERIEFVKLRSLGEPARVVPKPSPVGEAPAAARTSEPSGNPSSEASNRSSAKTDPFEARLKDATPERRKEMILQAAEGRADPAAFLTDLLARADAEIRPAVSAALLEKKDKAALPALEKLLRHPAGDVRAEAARLLGEFGEPGRAALVRPLLKDAQPGVRAAAAAALERLNDPDAFDALSELCLDADRSVRGQAILSLSTLAEKQGRGEDLLRVLGEAVERARGETRVDLVAALAKSTNKTLTPLFSRLLVAEEPLVRAHAALGLATVEARDLEDQIVERLALERDYWPRVQLAETAKTLRLRKAVPVLIDWLLDPDPNMQQAASRALRGITGQSIGLDHERWSDWWKRSQEQ; translated from the coding sequence GTGAGGGGCGCCTTCGCCGGCGTCGCGGGATTCCTGGTGGGCGCGTTCGTTCTCCTGGCGCGCCCCGCCCTCGGCCAGGACGGCTCCAGGGACGACGTCCGCTTCCACCGGGTCCATCTCCGCAACGGGAACTTCCTGGACGGCCATCTCGTCCGCCAGGACGGTTCCAAGATCGTCCTGCGCATGTCGGCCGGCGAGATGATCATTCGGCGGGATCAGATTGAGCGGATCGAATTCGTCAAGCTCCGCAGCCTGGGCGAGCCCGCGCGGGTCGTCCCCAAGCCGTCGCCGGTCGGCGAGGCGCCGGCCGCCGCCCGGACCTCCGAACCCTCCGGAAATCCTTCCTCCGAAGCATCGAACCGCTCCTCCGCCAAGACCGATCCTTTCGAGGCCCGCCTCAAGGACGCCACGCCCGAGCGCCGGAAGGAGATGATCCTTCAGGCCGCCGAGGGCCGCGCCGACCCGGCCGCCTTCCTGACCGACCTCCTGGCGCGCGCGGACGCCGAGATCCGCCCCGCCGTTTCGGCGGCCCTCCTCGAGAAGAAGGACAAGGCGGCCCTTCCGGCGCTCGAGAAGCTCCTGCGCCACCCCGCGGGGGACGTGCGCGCCGAGGCGGCGCGCCTTCTGGGCGAGTTCGGCGAGCCCGGACGCGCCGCCCTCGTCCGGCCGCTCCTGAAGGACGCCCAGCCGGGCGTGCGCGCGGCCGCCGCCGCGGCCCTCGAACGCCTCAACGATCCGGACGCCTTCGACGCTCTCTCCGAGCTGTGTCTCGACGCCGACCGTTCCGTCCGAGGCCAGGCGATTCTCTCGCTTTCGACCCTGGCCGAGAAGCAGGGCCGCGGCGAGGATCTCCTGCGCGTCCTCGGCGAGGCCGTGGAGCGCGCGCGCGGCGAAACGCGCGTGGATCTCGTGGCCGCCCTGGCCAAGTCCACGAACAAGACGTTGACCCCGCTTTTCTCGAGGCTCCTCGTGGCCGAGGAGCCTCTCGTGCGGGCCCATGCGGCGCTGGGGCTGGCCACGGTCGAGGCGCGCGATCTCGAGGACCAGATCGTGGAGCGCCTGGCTCTCGAGCGCGATTACTGGCCGAGGGTTCAGCTCGCCGAAACCGCCAAGACCCTCAGGCTCCGCAAGGCGGTTCCGGTGCTCATCGACTGGCTGCTCGACCCCGATCCGAACATGCAGCAGGCGGCCAGCCGGGCCCTCCGCGGCATCACCGGACAGTCCATCGGCCTGGACCACGAGCGCTGGTCCGACTGGTGGAAGCGGTCGCAGGAACAGTAA